One window of Desulfarculus baarsii DSM 2075 genomic DNA carries:
- a CDS encoding outer membrane lipoprotein-sorting protein, with protein MNAKRLWAMMLCCAGLLTGMAVGAAAGELTGRQIMENVDKATKASDTSQIISIVVERGDQKLSRRVRGLNKKTPWGEKDLMTFELPEDVKNIKYLTWNYTDPAQRDDMWVYMPSEKLVRRISGGGMKSVFMRSDLYNEDMKTVNLDDDDYELLRNEKCGEATCHVVQRVKKDQSDTNYARRVVWVREDIWQPVKVEYFDKKNRLVKTAHMGGFQNVQI; from the coding sequence ATGAACGCGAAACGGTTGTGGGCGATGATGTTATGCTGCGCCGGCCTCTTGACGGGCATGGCGGTCGGCGCGGCGGCCGGGGAACTGACCGGCCGGCAAATCATGGAAAACGTCGACAAGGCCACCAAGGCCAGCGACACTTCGCAGATCATCAGCATCGTGGTGGAGCGGGGCGATCAGAAACTCAGCCGCCGGGTGCGCGGCTTGAACAAGAAGACGCCCTGGGGCGAAAAGGACTTGATGACTTTCGAACTGCCAGAGGACGTCAAGAACATCAAATACCTGACCTGGAATTACACCGATCCGGCCCAGCGTGACGACATGTGGGTCTACATGCCCAGCGAGAAGCTGGTGCGGCGCATCAGCGGCGGGGGCATGAAATCGGTGTTCATGCGCAGTGATCTCTACAACGAGGATATGAAAACCGTTAACCTCGACGACGACGATTACGAGCTGTTGCGCAACGAAAAATGCGGCGAGGCCACCTGCCACGTGGTGCAACGCGTCAAAAAAGATCAGTCTGACACCAATTACGCCCGCCGCGTGGTCTGGGTGCGCGAAGACATCTGGCAGCCGGTGAAGGTGGAGTATTTCGACAAGAAAAACCGTTTGGTCAAGACGGCGCACATGGGCGGATTCCAGAATGTACAGATATAG
- a CDS encoding TonB-dependent receptor encodes MKQLVKRLAHAALGLVLALGGPALALADETATTDKQGVATLDSIVVTAGKRQESLQEVDASVSLITDEDVEVERIESVHDLEGRLANFHVQSAGGHTNSFISVRGVVGQTVPMTPSGVGVYLDDVTLIDPLSSLLSSAYFFDLDRIELLRGPQGTLYGRNAEAGVLVIKTKDPEHKLSGKVLGEVGNYDKYMGNAVINAPLIQDKLAVRLAASYLKQDGYHDNVYLGNTAADADEMNVRGKLLWDIGPATSALLTIENYHVRDGAQDMIPLAIAGPNWDSSKVNTDVDGHENRDMTAYSLRLNHQLDFAEIVSITAFRDGKETTLGDPDFWSNRTGYADFELKQKQFTQELRLVSNDDSSPWKWLTGAYYFHNDLNFDSFYHIGPGGVEMEMDMITTGGGVNQGAALFGDVEYAFDSGWRLGGGVRGQYYKDEMDSTRYYELMGFKLDEQSGDVSSDYTHLMGKLKLAYDFACNLTVYGLVSQGSRAGGITSLAQTDKMHDYDPETATNYELGLKYQLPGGWGYVDLSMFYMDIQDLQVSTTGLGGFQYVSNAGKARNIGGELGLRLNLLPGLSADASIGYVDAVMTDYKDGDLDYADNTVPKVPDITGMIGLQYRREVLREKFLVARANYSYIGKTYWDLANKHEEDPYSLVNATLGLEADWWKVYLWGKNIFDQEYIRNGLMWGDTVVGAYGDPLTFGVTLQLEF; translated from the coding sequence ATGAAACAGCTGGTCAAAAGGCTGGCTCACGCGGCCTTGGGCTTGGTTCTGGCCTTGGGCGGGCCGGCGCTGGCCCTGGCCGACGAAACGGCCACGACGGACAAGCAAGGCGTCGCCACCTTGGATTCGATCGTCGTCACCGCCGGCAAGCGGCAAGAGAGCTTGCAGGAGGTCGACGCCAGCGTGTCGTTGATCACCGACGAGGACGTGGAGGTCGAGCGCATCGAGTCGGTCCACGATCTGGAGGGCCGCCTGGCCAACTTCCACGTGCAGAGCGCCGGCGGCCACACCAACAGCTTCATCTCCGTGCGTGGCGTGGTGGGCCAGACCGTGCCGATGACGCCATCGGGCGTGGGCGTCTACCTCGATGACGTGACGCTGATCGACCCACTCTCCAGCCTGCTGTCGTCGGCCTATTTCTTTGACCTGGACCGCATCGAGTTGCTGCGCGGGCCCCAGGGCACGCTTTACGGCCGCAACGCCGAGGCCGGCGTGCTGGTGATCAAGACCAAAGACCCCGAGCACAAGCTCTCGGGAAAGGTCTTGGGCGAAGTTGGCAACTATGACAAATACATGGGCAACGCCGTGATCAACGCCCCGCTGATCCAGGACAAGCTCGCCGTGCGCCTGGCGGCGTCATACCTCAAGCAGGACGGCTATCACGACAACGTCTACCTGGGCAACACCGCCGCCGACGCCGACGAAATGAATGTGCGCGGCAAGCTGCTCTGGGACATCGGCCCGGCCACCTCGGCCCTTCTGACCATCGAGAATTATCATGTCCGCGACGGCGCGCAAGACATGATCCCCCTGGCCATCGCCGGGCCCAACTGGGACTCCAGCAAGGTCAACACCGACGTCGACGGCCACGAAAACCGCGACATGACCGCCTACAGCCTGCGGCTCAACCACCAGCTCGACTTTGCCGAGATCGTTTCCATCACCGCCTTCCGCGACGGCAAGGAAACAACCCTGGGCGACCCGGATTTTTGGAGCAATCGCACCGGCTACGCCGACTTCGAGCTGAAACAGAAGCAGTTCACCCAAGAGCTGCGCCTGGTCTCCAACGATGACTCCTCGCCCTGGAAGTGGCTGACCGGCGCTTACTATTTTCACAACGACCTGAACTTTGACTCGTTTTATCACATCGGGCCCGGCGGCGTGGAAATGGAAATGGACATGATCACCACCGGAGGCGGCGTCAACCAGGGCGCGGCGTTGTTTGGCGACGTGGAATACGCCTTTGATTCGGGCTGGCGCTTGGGCGGCGGCGTGCGCGGCCAATACTACAAAGACGAGATGGACTCCACGCGCTACTACGAGTTGATGGGCTTCAAGCTCGACGAGCAATCCGGTGATGTTTCCAGCGACTACACCCATCTCATGGGCAAGCTCAAGCTGGCCTATGATTTCGCCTGCAACCTCACCGTCTACGGCCTGGTCTCCCAGGGCAGCCGGGCCGGCGGCATCACCAGCCTGGCCCAGACCGACAAGATGCACGACTACGACCCGGAAACGGCCACCAACTATGAACTGGGCCTCAAATACCAACTGCCCGGCGGCTGGGGCTACGTGGATTTATCCATGTTCTACATGGACATCCAAGACCTCCAGGTCAGCACCACCGGCCTGGGCGGCTTTCAATACGTCTCCAACGCCGGCAAGGCCCGCAACATCGGCGGCGAGCTGGGCCTGCGCCTGAACCTGCTGCCCGGCCTGAGCGCCGACGCCTCCATCGGCTACGTCGACGCGGTGATGACCGATTACAAAGACGGCGACCTGGACTACGCCGACAACACCGTGCCCAAGGTGCCCGACATCACCGGCATGATCGGCCTGCAATACCGCCGGGAGGTGCTGCGCGAAAAATTCCTGGTGGCCCGCGCCAACTATTCCTATATCGGCAAAACCTATTGGGACTTGGCCAACAAGCACGAGGAAGACCCCTACTCCCTGGTCAACGCCACCCTGGGCCTGGAGGCCGATTGGTGGAAGGTCTACCTCTGGGGCAAAAATATCTTTGATCAGGAATACATCCGCAACGGCCTGATGTGGGGCGACACGGTGGTGGGGGCCTACGGCGACCCGCTGACCTTCGGCGTCACCCTGCAACTGGAGTTCTGA
- a CDS encoding efflux RND transporter permease subunit: MFNPTSPWVRWGSVLICLALSALFFSFLPKLTMDNSNKSFFKEDDPARALLERFQATFGNEEFVYLLIDGDKPLSLATYQRLASLAGQVEKRAPHLKRVLWLGNVEVMRNLPDGVLIEPLFAKPPRDQAQLDAGVRKALANPAIVGDLLSRDAKATALLVELEPFPENDHSARTSVWPALREILAEFDDLDVLAVGGPVIAAEFDRIGAEESSLFGLLSLAVAAVLLALLSRSVIGVIFPVLVMLISLIWALGSVAMLGWPLTLAVILLPTLLICVSVGDSLHIISDYQSWPAACDKTSAMKKTLKRIATPVIFTSITTVAGLLSFWVTPIKPLSQMGVYASLGVLYAMALSLAMAPALLMIGKRRVNDPRVKPNAVLTKLADLALGRPKAVIAVFLLVTLAVAPFIVLVTPNTGTIQSLKQGEPLRRAYEAVDGRMGGTMSLEVMLQGPEPDSIKSLEALKALEGLQNHLNENPLAMKTRSVLDVIKQLRQALHGDDPAHYALPESDRAVSEYLFLYETGGGAQLDSLVSFDSSAARLTLRTKSLDTQAIRAIMADTEKWAKEHLPAGYAVNLVGSIALSAAMCDYVSLSVAMSLSLAFVAVTLMLMLLLRSVWLGLLSMVPNVLPAVFAFGLMGVLGIDLHLSLAVLAPVILGVSVDDTVHFFHRFLHGLRQGATVEDSLRQTIIRAGRAMLFTSLVLVLGFSVFVFSSSGDYVDFAIVAAAAFTYALLADLLLAPAMLRLLQGVLFAKARRPEAKES, from the coding sequence ATGTTCAACCCGACCAGTCCATGGGTGCGCTGGGGTTCGGTTTTGATCTGCCTGGCCCTGAGCGCCTTGTTCTTTTCGTTCTTGCCCAAGCTGACCATGGACAACTCCAACAAGAGCTTCTTCAAGGAAGACGACCCGGCGCGGGCGCTGTTGGAACGTTTCCAGGCCACCTTTGGCAACGAAGAGTTCGTCTACCTGTTGATCGATGGCGACAAGCCCCTGAGCCTGGCCACCTACCAGCGGCTGGCCAGTTTGGCGGGGCAGGTGGAAAAACGCGCGCCTCACCTCAAACGCGTGCTCTGGCTGGGCAACGTGGAGGTGATGCGCAACCTGCCCGACGGCGTGCTCATCGAGCCGCTTTTCGCCAAGCCGCCCCGCGATCAGGCCCAACTGGACGCCGGCGTGCGAAAAGCCCTGGCCAACCCGGCCATCGTCGGCGACCTGCTCAGTCGCGACGCCAAGGCCACGGCCCTGCTGGTGGAGTTGGAGCCTTTTCCCGAAAACGACCATTCGGCCCGCACCAGCGTCTGGCCGGCCTTGCGGGAAATCCTGGCCGAGTTCGACGACCTGGACGTGCTGGCCGTGGGCGGGCCGGTGATCGCCGCCGAGTTCGACCGCATCGGGGCGGAAGAATCGAGTCTGTTCGGCCTGCTGTCGCTGGCCGTGGCGGCCGTGTTGCTGGCCCTGCTCAGCCGCTCCGTGATCGGGGTGATCTTTCCGGTGCTAGTGATGCTCATCAGTCTGATCTGGGCCCTGGGCTCGGTGGCCATGCTGGGCTGGCCGCTGACGCTGGCGGTGATCCTGCTGCCGACGCTTTTGATCTGCGTCTCGGTGGGCGATTCGCTGCACATCATCAGCGACTACCAAAGCTGGCCCGCCGCGTGCGACAAAACCAGCGCCATGAAAAAAACCTTGAAGCGCATCGCCACCCCGGTGATCTTCACCTCGATCACCACCGTGGCCGGCCTGCTGTCGTTTTGGGTCACGCCGATCAAGCCACTGTCGCAGATGGGCGTTTACGCCTCGTTGGGCGTGCTCTACGCCATGGCCCTGTCGCTGGCCATGGCCCCGGCCCTGCTGATGATCGGCAAGCGCCGCGTCAACGACCCGCGCGTCAAGCCCAACGCTGTCCTGACAAAGCTCGCCGATCTGGCCCTTGGCCGACCCAAGGCGGTTATCGCCGTGTTCTTGCTGGTCACCCTGGCCGTGGCCCCATTCATCGTTCTGGTGACGCCCAACACCGGCACCATCCAGAGCCTCAAGCAGGGCGAGCCCCTGCGCCGGGCCTACGAGGCCGTGGATGGCCGCATGGGCGGCACGATGTCGCTGGAGGTGATGCTGCAAGGGCCGGAGCCCGACTCAATCAAAAGCCTGGAGGCCCTCAAGGCCTTGGAAGGCCTGCAAAATCATCTGAACGAAAACCCCCTGGCCATGAAAACCCGCTCGGTGTTGGACGTGATCAAACAGCTGCGTCAGGCCCTACACGGCGACGATCCGGCCCATTACGCCTTGCCCGAGAGCGACCGCGCCGTGTCGGAGTATCTGTTTTTGTATGAAACCGGCGGCGGGGCCCAACTAGACAGCCTGGTCTCGTTCGATTCCTCCGCCGCCCGGCTGACGCTGCGCACCAAAAGCCTCGACACCCAGGCCATCCGCGCCATCATGGCCGATACCGAAAAATGGGCCAAGGAGCACCTGCCCGCCGGCTATGCGGTCAACCTGGTGGGCTCCATCGCCCTGTCGGCGGCCATGTGCGACTACGTCTCGTTGAGCGTGGCCATGAGCCTGTCGCTGGCCTTTGTCGCGGTGACGCTGATGTTGATGCTCTTGCTGCGTTCGGTTTGGCTGGGGCTGTTGTCGATGGTCCCAAACGTCCTGCCGGCGGTGTTCGCCTTTGGCCTGATGGGGGTGCTGGGCATCGACCTGCACTTGTCGCTGGCCGTGCTGGCCCCGGTGATCCTGGGCGTGTCGGTGGACGACACGGTGCATTTCTTCCACCGCTTCTTGCACGGCCTGCGCCAGGGCGCGACGGTGGAGGATTCCCTGCGCCAGACCATCATCCGGGCCGGAAGGGCGATGCTCTTCACCAGCCTGGTGCTGGTGCTCGGCTTTTCGGTGTTTGTCTTTTCCAGCAGCGGCGATTACGTCGATTTCGCCATCGTGGCCGCGGCCGCCTTTACCTACGCCCTGTTGGCCGACCTGCTTTTGGCCCCGGCCATGCTGCGTCTGCTGCAAGGCGTGTTGTTCGCCAAGGCCCGGCGGCCGGAGGCCAAGGAGTCCTAG
- a CDS encoding sulfotransferase family protein produces MRQIITWRIMDAFNVILIAGMHRSGTSMLTRLLAEFGGVLPTKLIPPRENDNRLGFWEPVAAVGINKEIMKMIGSHWIDCRRPRTERIGGEPLLNLQNQIVQFLKNEYPSGDAPRLVKDPRLSRTFPIWRSALAQAGANVSVVISVRSPQACAQSLVSRNKIIDAYAVMSWLRSYLEIEFSTRGQKRLFVNYDSFFDDNRPAQIKRILQFMGLPADEEITIPETLVSAEDRHHTATNDAPLQKDVTFVYTTLAALSRAEPQANYTTEFDVIRGRLNAAEYYFGEILSDSLAFAPLGNQRFF; encoded by the coding sequence GTGCGCCAGATCATCACCTGGAGAATCATGGACGCGTTTAATGTCATTTTGATTGCCGGAATGCACAGGTCTGGCACATCAATGCTCACAAGATTGCTGGCTGAATTTGGCGGCGTTTTGCCAACCAAACTTATACCGCCACGCGAAAACGATAATCGCCTAGGTTTTTGGGAGCCGGTGGCGGCGGTCGGCATCAACAAAGAAATCATGAAAATGATTGGTTCGCACTGGATCGACTGCCGTCGGCCGCGCACCGAGCGCATCGGCGGAGAACCACTGCTGAATCTCCAAAACCAGATCGTTCAATTCTTGAAAAACGAATACCCAAGCGGCGACGCGCCCAGGTTGGTCAAAGACCCGCGATTGTCGCGCACTTTTCCCATTTGGCGTTCGGCCCTGGCCCAGGCCGGCGCGAACGTGTCGGTGGTTATCAGCGTGCGCAGCCCTCAGGCTTGCGCGCAATCATTGGTCAGCAGGAACAAAATCATCGACGCCTACGCCGTGATGAGCTGGCTGCGTTCATACCTGGAAATCGAATTTTCCACGCGCGGTCAAAAGCGGTTGTTCGTCAACTACGACAGCTTCTTCGATGACAACAGGCCTGCGCAGATCAAACGGATATTGCAATTCATGGGCTTGCCGGCCGATGAAGAAATCACCATCCCCGAAACCCTGGTCTCCGCCGAAGACCGACACCACACGGCCACCAATGACGCTCCACTGCAAAAAGACGTAACGTTTGTCTATACCACCCTGGCGGCGTTATCCCGCGCCGAACCTCAGGCCAACTACACCACCGAATTCGACGTCATCCGCGGCAGGCTCAACGCGGCGGAGTACTACTTCGGTGAAATCCTGAGCGACTCCCTCGCATTCGCGCCCCTGGGCAATCAACGTTTCTTTTGA
- a CDS encoding cache domain-containing protein, which yields MLGLIMCWAALVPAEALAMPALGCAEREAQSVVHATAVGLGALLQGQSDAQAGVELIRKFVAPIRFYPDNSGYFYVYDTNCVNIAHATQPDLQGKNLYDHQDTKGKYVIRALAEAAKKGGGFVDFYWVKPGDKGEHKKIGYVEPIPGTNYFIGSGVYPGK from the coding sequence GTGTTGGGGCTGATCATGTGCTGGGCGGCCTTGGTCCCGGCCGAAGCCCTGGCCATGCCCGCGCTGGGCTGCGCTGAAAGGGAGGCCCAAAGCGTGGTGCACGCCACGGCCGTGGGTCTGGGGGCGCTGCTGCAGGGCCAAAGCGACGCCCAGGCCGGCGTGGAGTTGATCCGCAAATTCGTCGCGCCTATTCGTTTTTATCCTGACAATTCAGGCTACTTTTATGTTTATGACACCAATTGCGTTAATATAGCCCACGCCACCCAGCCCGATTTGCAGGGCAAGAATCTTTACGACCACCAGGACACCAAGGGCAAGTACGTCATCCGCGCCTTGGCCGAGGCGGCCAAAAAGGGCGGTGGATTTGTCGATTTCTATTGGGTGAAGCCTGGCGATAAGGGCGAGCACAAGAAAATCGGTTATGTCGAGCCCATCCCCGGCACCAACTACTTTATCGGCTCGGGCGTGTACCCGGGCAAGTGA
- a CDS encoding PAS domain-containing hybrid sensor histidine kinase/response regulator: protein MKDVIMVVDRRSSMQTTVLACGAAAVVLGLLGLAAWLIGKPTLASLGPDYVPMAPLTGALFVGQGLTLLSRGFSSPSELFRGVALVVLSISILLGALGLAAYLTGLDISPDSGIAAPGQRLGAIPLFQMSPLTGGLFALAGCGQLVALTWPRARQALDAGAIMGLVTVTAGFVATVGYLFDSPLLYGGSFIPLAATTSLGFIALGAGCAAACGPESAALRPLVGHSPRAVMLRAFLPLTTTIILLHGLAAKSLHGAGVSRALVSAVLAVVFTAVTAVVVLRLARRIGHTIEATQESLRESEEKFARAFAASPALMVLSSFPEGIMIDANAAFLDFVGCRAGEVLGRRSTELGFWAEPGQRRAVVEALREGGRVSGVDVAIRAKSGEVKTILFSAERLRINGRDCMLTVAVDVNAQRQAEAAIRASEAKYRTLFESMTDGVAVTDMTGRLIDFNESFRAMVGYPAEELLRLRYHDLTPERWREMDRQILEGHILPRGHSDVYEKQYRRKDGSLFPVELRVFMIKDAAGAPTAMWALVRDVTERKKADDQKKALEEQLRQAQKMEAIGVLAGGIAHDFNNILGAILGSVELAMDQAHDHGLDAADLRQIIASVDRAKELVRQILTFSRKVAPQFKAMDLSEEVERTIAVLKRTLPKMIEIETSLARGLPPILADANQIGQVLLNLASNAAHAMPDGGKINIVTELAVVSDGFCTGCGQPFSGEYVLLRFTDQGQGMDRETIAKMFDPFFTTKEVGKGTGLGLSTVFGTIKSHGGHVTCHSELGRGSSFTIYLPPHQGPLPAEQVAPDDESPPGGHETIMVVDDEPLLRRFARQHLEAVGYGVLEAASGEDALDALKRRAYPPHLVILDLGMPGMGGLRCAKELLARWPGLRILIASGYADDSQVRQSLDHGAIDFLAKPFRRVDMLGAVRRMLDRPLSQNG, encoded by the coding sequence ATGAAGGATGTGATCATGGTCGTCGATCGTCGATCTTCGATGCAAACCACGGTGTTGGCGTGCGGAGCGGCGGCCGTGGTCCTGGGCCTGTTGGGCCTGGCTGCGTGGCTGATCGGCAAGCCCACCCTGGCCAGCCTGGGGCCCGATTACGTGCCCATGGCCCCGCTGACCGGCGCGTTGTTCGTCGGCCAAGGCCTGACGTTGCTGTCGCGCGGCTTTTCGTCGCCAAGCGAGCTTTTTCGCGGCGTGGCCCTTGTCGTTTTGTCCATCTCGATCCTGCTGGGCGCGTTGGGGCTGGCGGCCTACCTCACGGGCCTGGACATCAGCCCGGACAGTGGCATCGCCGCGCCGGGGCAAAGGCTGGGCGCCATCCCCCTTTTTCAGATGTCGCCGCTGACCGGCGGGTTGTTCGCCCTGGCCGGCTGCGGCCAGTTGGTCGCGCTGACCTGGCCGCGCGCGCGCCAGGCGTTGGACGCCGGGGCGATCATGGGCCTGGTCACGGTCACGGCCGGCTTCGTGGCCACGGTTGGCTATCTGTTCGATTCACCGCTGCTTTATGGCGGCAGTTTCATCCCCTTGGCCGCCACGACGTCCCTTGGCTTCATCGCCCTGGGCGCGGGTTGCGCGGCGGCCTGCGGGCCAGAGAGCGCCGCGTTGCGGCCGCTGGTCGGTCATTCGCCACGGGCGGTGATGTTGCGGGCCTTTCTGCCGCTGACCACCACGATCATCTTGCTGCACGGCCTGGCGGCCAAATCCTTGCACGGCGCCGGCGTCAGCCGGGCGTTGGTCTCGGCGGTGCTGGCCGTGGTCTTCACCGCCGTCACAGCCGTGGTGGTGCTGCGCCTGGCCAGGCGGATCGGCCACACCATCGAGGCCACCCAGGAATCGCTACGCGAAAGCGAGGAGAAGTTCGCCAGGGCCTTTGCCGCCAGCCCCGCGCTGATGGTGCTGAGCAGCTTCCCGGAAGGGATCATGATCGACGCCAACGCGGCTTTTTTGGATTTCGTCGGCTGTCGAGCCGGGGAAGTGCTCGGCCGCCGCAGCACGGAGTTGGGCTTTTGGGCGGAGCCCGGACAGCGGCGCGCCGTGGTGGAGGCGTTGCGGGAGGGAGGGCGAGTCAGTGGCGTGGACGTGGCCATTCGCGCCAAGTCGGGCGAGGTCAAGACGATCTTGTTTTCGGCCGAACGCCTGCGCATCAACGGCCGCGACTGCATGCTGACGGTGGCCGTCGACGTCAACGCCCAGCGTCAGGCCGAGGCGGCCATCCGCGCCTCCGAGGCCAAATACCGCACCCTGTTCGAGAGCATGACCGACGGCGTGGCCGTGACCGACATGACCGGCCGGCTGATCGACTTCAACGAATCGTTCCGGGCCATGGTCGGCTACCCGGCCGAGGAGTTGCTCCGCCTGCGCTACCACGACCTGACGCCAGAGCGATGGCGCGAGATGGACCGACAAATCCTCGAGGGGCACATCTTGCCTCGAGGCCATTCTGATGTTTACGAAAAACAATACCGGCGCAAGGACGGTTCGCTCTTTCCGGTGGAGCTGCGCGTGTTCATGATCAAGGACGCCGCCGGCGCGCCAACGGCCATGTGGGCCTTGGTGCGCGACGTCACCGAGCGCAAAAAGGCCGATGATCAGAAAAAAGCGCTGGAGGAGCAACTGCGCCAGGCCCAGAAAATGGAGGCCATCGGCGTGCTGGCCGGCGGCATTGCCCACGATTTCAACAATATTCTGGGCGCCATCCTGGGCTCGGTGGAGTTGGCCATGGACCAGGCTCATGATCATGGCCTGGACGCTGCCGATCTGCGACAGATCATCGCATCGGTGGATCGGGCCAAGGAGCTGGTGCGCCAGATCCTCACCTTCAGCCGTAAGGTGGCCCCTCAGTTTAAAGCCATGGACCTGAGCGAGGAAGTCGAGCGCACCATCGCCGTGCTCAAACGCACCCTGCCCAAGATGATCGAGATCGAAACCAGCCTGGCCCGCGGCCTGCCGCCGATCTTGGCCGACGCCAATCAGATCGGCCAGGTGCTCTTGAACCTGGCCAGCAACGCCGCCCACGCCATGCCCGACGGCGGCAAGATCAACATCGTCACGGAACTGGCCGTCGTGTCCGATGGCTTCTGCACCGGCTGCGGCCAGCCCTTTTCCGGCGAGTACGTCCTGCTGCGCTTCACGGACCAAGGCCAGGGCATGGACCGCGAAACCATCGCCAAAATGTTCGACCCCTTTTTCACCACCAAGGAAGTCGGCAAGGGCACCGGCCTGGGCCTGTCCACGGTCTTCGGCACGATCAAAAGCCACGGCGGTCACGTGACCTGCCACAGCGAGCTCGGCCGAGGAAGCAGCTTCACCATCTATCTGCCGCCCCATCAAGGGCCCTTGCCGGCCGAGCAGGTCGCGCCGGACGACGAATCACCGCCGGGCGGCCACGAAACGATCATGGTGGTCGACGACGAACCGCTCCTGCGGCGTTTCGCCCGCCAGCATCTGGAGGCGGTCGGTTATGGGGTGCTTGAGGCCGCCAGTGGCGAGGACGCCTTGGATGCGCTGAAAAGGCGGGCTTATCCGCCGCATTTGGTGATTCTGGATCTGGGCATGCCCGGCATGGGCGGGCTGCGTTGCGCCAAGGAGTTGCTGGCCCGCTGGCCGGGCCTGCGCATCCTCATCGCCAGCGGTTACGCTGACGACAGCCAAGTGCGTCAATCATTGGACCACGGCGCGATCGATTTTCTGGCCAAACCCTTCCGGCGGGTGGACATGCTGGGCGCGGTGCGCCGGATGCTCGACCGCCCCCTGAGCCAAAACGGCTGA